The Deltaproteobacteria bacterium genome segment CACTCCGGGGATCTCCACGGGGTTCTGGAAGGCGAGGAAGATCCCTTCCTTCGCCCGCTCCTCGGGGGGCATCGCGAGCAGATCTACCCCCTGGTAACGGACAGACCCGGCCGTCACCCGGTACTCCTCGCGCCCGGCGATGACGTTGGCCAGCGTGCTCTTGCCCGAGCCGTTCGGGCCCATGATGGCGTGGACTTCCCCCGCATGGACGGCGAGGTCCACCCCCCGCAGGATCGGTTTCTCTCCGATCGCGGCGTGCAGGTTTTCGATGGACAGCATGGGGTTTCCGTTTCTCATCCGACACTCCCTTCGAGGCTGATTTCGAGAAGCTTTTGGGCCTCCACCGCGAACTCCATGGGAAGGTTCCGGATCACCTCGCGGCAGAAGCCGTTCACGATCATCGAAACCGCGTCTTCCCGGGAGAGACCGCGCTGCTGGCAGTAGAAGAGCTGGTCCTCGCCGATCTTCGATGTGGACGCCTCGTGCTCCACCCTGGCCGTCGGGTTCTTCACCTCGATGTACGGAAACGTGTGGGCGCCGCACCGGTCTCCAAGGAGGAGGGAGTCGCATTGGGTAAAATTGCGGGCGTTCTCCGCGGTTTTGAGGACTTTCACCAGGCCCCGGTACGTGTTCTGTCCGCGCCCCGCGGAGATCCCCTTGTTCACGATCGTGCTC includes the following:
- the sufC gene encoding Fe-S cluster assembly ATPase SufC, with the translated sequence MLSIENLHAAIGEKPILRGVDLAVHAGEVHAIMGPNGSGKSTLANVIAGREEYRVTAGSVRYQGVDLLAMPPEERAKEGIFLAFQNPVEIPGVSNLNFMKAALNAVRKHRGLQELDAVEFRDTVLERLRLVEMGEDMLLRAVNDGFSGGEKKRNEILQMAVL